TGCGCACGATCGTGGCCAACGACTTTTTAATATAGCTCCAATTGCTGGAGAACAACCGGGACTCGCGCAATTTGGGATTGATCTCCACCGGCACATGGGTCATAGCGATGTTTTTCTTGCCGGCCTGAATGATGGTCTCCAGCGTATAAGTGAATTTGCTCAGCACGTTCATCCGCAGCGCGGCATCGCGCGAAAGGGCGCGAAAGCCGCTGGTGGCGTCCGGAATCGTTGAACCGGAGAGCTGGCGGATGAACCAGCTGCCCAGCCATTGCAGCCGTTTCTTTGTCCAGGAGAAATGCTCGATGGCGCCGGTGTTGCGGTCGCCGATCACCAGATCGGCCTCGTGCGCCAGAATCGGCCGCACCAGTTTGGCAATATCCTCGCCCGAATACTGGTTATCGGCGTCCGTATTGACAATCAGATCCGCGCCCAGCCGCAGACAGGCGTCCAAGCCGGCGGTAAAGCCGGTGGCCAATCCCTTGTTGCGGTTCAAGCGCACGATATGATGAACGCCCAGTTGCCGCGCGACCTGCACCGTGTCATCCTCGCTGCCGTCATCGACCACCAAGATCTCAATGGCATCAATGCCCTCGATCTGGCGGGGCAGATGCGCCAGTGTGACCGGCAGGGTCTGCGCTTCGTTATAACAAGGAATTTGAATGATCAGCTTCACTTAATTGAGGATCTCCTCAATGTTATACTCTTTGATGGAATCCGCATGGGTGAAAATGATAATCTCACCCAGCAGACCGATGGAGATCATCTGAACGCCGATGATCAGCAACAAAACGCCCAGCAGCAGCATCGGCTTGCCCGAGATGCCGCCGATGCCGAGCACCCGATAGATGAACAGATACAAACTGATGGCCGCACCGATCAGTGTAAAGATGACGCCCACAAATCCCAAAAAATGCAAGGGCTTTTTCGAATAACGGCTGAGAAACAAGACGCTGATCAGATCCAGCATCCG
The sequence above is a segment of the bacterium genome. Coding sequences within it:
- a CDS encoding glycosyltransferase family 2 protein; translation: MKLIIQIPCYNEAQTLPVTLAHLPRQIEGIDAIEILVVDDGSEDDTVQVARQLGVHHIVRLNRNKGLATGFTAGLDACLRLGADLIVNTDADNQYSGEDIAKLVRPILAHEADLVIGDRNTGAIEHFSWTKKRLQWLGSWFIRQLSGSTIPDATSGFRALSRDAALRMNVLSKFTYTLETIIQAGKKNIAMTHVPVEINPKLRESRLFSSNWSYIKKSLATIVRIYTMYEPLKMFSYIGGTTFGLGLLLGLRFMYYYLTVGGAGHIQSLILAAVLLIVGFQIFVMGLLADIIGSNRQLIENILYRVRKMELHTETTETRPS